From the genome of Monomorium pharaonis isolate MP-MQ-018 chromosome 1, ASM1337386v2, whole genome shotgun sequence:
agcataaatgtatatacagggtgggccattttaaaaaatacagtcaattttctcgtaaactaagcgaaatatcgaaaaatgGTTCAGACATGTGTTGCATGGTTTCGAAGGGGCTATAAGATGGTGCCATTGGTTTGACCTTGGATAATCATTTGAGGGTCACGTGAAGGTcacctcaatttttttaaatggaaccccctattttttattacatattcttgtAGCTGACCTCGAGAGCTTTCCAAAACACTACagtcaaatgtattttcattgtGTACTTTTCGAGTTATAAAGCTCGAAAGTTGtaacattttgataaaaatacaaaatatctctTAAAATATTCACTTTCCGATAGTCTTATTTTACATGCTCCGACTaatcaaggcaagatacgaacgcggatccagccagtcaaggcaagatacgaacgcggatccagccagtcaaggcaagatacgaacgcggatccagccagtcaaggcaagatacgaacactgatccagccagtcaaggcaagatacgaacactgatccagccagtcaaggcaagatacgaacactgatccagccagtcaaggcaagatacgaacactgatccagccagtcaaggcaagatacgaacgcggatccagccagtcaaggcaagatacgaacgcggatccagccagtcaaggcaagatacgaacacggatccagccagtcaaggcaagatcgTTGATGGTTCTGTCAACTAAAGTAAGATCAAGAAGAATCCCGCCACCGAAGGCAAAATCGAGAATGATCCAgtcaataaagatttatcgaATCAATTGTTCGAAGTTGTCTCCATTGGCTTGGATACATAATGCCAACCTATCTTGGAAATGTCTTACTGTCTTGAGTAACATATCGCGCGTTATTCTTCTGCAAGCTTCTCGTATCCTTTCTATCATATTTTCTCTTGTTGTAGGCGTTTGCTCGTACACGACATTTTTCAGGTATCCCCATAAGAAAAAGTCGGGCGACGTCAGATCAGGAGATCGTGCAGGCCACGCGACGGGGCCACCTCGTCCAATCCATCTGTCATTATACGTTTCATTCAGGTAATCTCTCACATATCTTGTATAGTGAGGTGGCGCGCCATCGAGTTGTATCCATAACCTCTGGCGTGTTTGCAGGTCAACGTTTTCAAGTAATTGTGGTAAATCATCTCTAAGAAATGCCAGAAAGTTTTCTCCGTTGACATTTCCGTCAAAGAAATAGGGACCAATCAAATACCCATTCACAATTCCGCACCAAACATTGATACTCCAACGATTCTGATTATCTATTGGTCTATGCCAATGGGGATTAACATCTGACCAATAGTGACAATTATGCCTATTTAGCTcaccattatttttaaatgtcgaCTCATCAGAGAACatgacaaaattgaaaaaattttgttcagcTCTGATCATTTGTTGTGCCCATTGACAAAATTGGATACGCAATTGCATATCCCTTTGACTCAGAGCTTGTGTCAACGTTATGTGGTAGGGATGGTATTTAAGTTTCTTCATAATCCTCCTAATTGTTGATCTTGGAATACCTAGTTCCCTTGCCAAAATCCGTTGACTAACATGAGGATTGAGATGAATTGCTGCCAGGAGCGTGACCACACGATTGTCATTTTCATCATACACATGATCTTTCCTTTTACGTTTGAGATCACCTTCACGAGCTCTTCGTTCGAGGTTTCGGATTAAAGCAGGATTGGGGTGTCTTTCCCTTTCAGGATACCGATCTCGGTAAACTCGCGAAGCTTCGTGATAATTTAAATGACATTCTCCAAGAATGAGAATAATATCAATGATCTCCGAGGGTGAATAGTctggaattattttttccgtaGTTGCAAAATCCTTGAGCGATAATGAAGGGATACAATTGATAATTTGTATACAGATTTTTCCTTTAGTAAGTATAATAACCATTTGTGCATTATTATCATATCCCTCTGTATGTCCCTGTAAGATT
Proteins encoded in this window:
- the LOC118646658 gene encoding uncharacterized protein LOC118646658; translation: MVIILQGHTEGYDNNAQMVIILTKGKICIQIINCIPSLSLKDFATTEKIIPDYSPSEIIDIILILGECHLNYHEASRVYRDRYPERERHPNPALIRNLERRAREGDLKRKRKDHVYDENDNRVVTLLAAIHLNPHVSQRILARELGIPRSTIRRIMKKLKYHPYHITLTQALSQRDMQLRIQFCQWAQQMIRAEQNFFNFVMFSDESTFKNNGELNRHNCHYWSDVNPHWHRPIDNQNRWSINVWCGIVNGYLIGPYFFDGNVNGENFLAFLRDDLPQLLENVDLQTRQRLWIQLDGAPPHYTRYVRDYLNETYNDRWIGRGGPVAWPARSPDLTSPDFFLWGYLKNVVYEQTPTTRENMIERIREACRRITRDMLLKTVRHFQDRLALCIQANGDNFEQLIR